A window of the Bradyrhizobium ottawaense genome harbors these coding sequences:
- a CDS encoding N-acetylmuramic acid 6-phosphate etherase, producing MLTEHINPRFVDLDSWSTSDMIEAMYDGQLTACAAVRPALPAINAAVDDAVPALKCGGRLVYVGAGTSGRIAIQDGAELGPTYDWPSDRIVFVMAGGLQAVLESVEGAEDDETKGAEAIANAELNENDVVIAVAASGTTPFTIGALRSARARGALCIAVANNRGARLFEPAHHRILIETGTEVLAGSTRMQAGTAQKIVLNLFSTAVMVKLGRVYRGLMVSMRASNAKLLRRAEVIVRQIVGCAENDAAKFVEHAEGDVKVAVLLGLGWEQADAREALLKHEGNLRAAIDELARDRR from the coding sequence ATGCTGACAGAGCACATAAATCCGCGCTTCGTCGACCTCGATTCGTGGTCCACCAGCGATATGATCGAAGCTATGTATGACGGGCAACTCACCGCTTGCGCAGCCGTAAGACCGGCCTTGCCGGCAATAAATGCCGCCGTGGATGACGCGGTACCGGCCCTGAAATGTGGTGGTCGCCTGGTTTATGTAGGGGCTGGCACTTCTGGCCGTATTGCTATTCAGGACGGCGCAGAGCTTGGTCCAACGTACGATTGGCCAAGCGACCGTATCGTTTTCGTAATGGCTGGAGGGCTGCAAGCGGTACTGGAGAGCGTTGAGGGCGCCGAAGACGACGAAACAAAAGGGGCTGAAGCAATCGCCAATGCTGAGCTTAATGAAAATGACGTTGTCATAGCTGTCGCTGCGAGCGGCACCACACCGTTCACTATCGGCGCGCTACGTTCCGCAAGAGCGAGGGGAGCCCTCTGTATTGCTGTGGCGAACAACCGAGGAGCGCGCCTTTTCGAACCAGCCCACCATCGTATCTTGATAGAGACCGGCACTGAGGTGCTTGCTGGCTCAACGCGGATGCAAGCGGGAACGGCACAAAAGATTGTCCTTAATCTGTTCTCTACCGCCGTAATGGTCAAGCTCGGCCGGGTTTACCGGGGTTTGATGGTCAGTATGCGCGCCAGCAATGCAAAGCTTCTTCGGCGCGCAGAGGTCATTGTTCGCCAGATTGTGGGATGCGCCGAGAATGATGCTGCCAAGTTCGTTGAACACGCGGAGGGCGACGTTAAAGTCGCAGTACTACTCGGTCTTGGATGGGAGCAGGCCGACGCCCGTGAAGCATTGCTCAAACACGAGGGTAATCTGAGAGCGGCCATTGACGAGCTAGCCCGTGATCGACGATGA
- a CDS encoding aspartate kinase → MRINPIIVQKYGGACLETPTKIRAVASSLADLHSRGHRVVAIVSAMGKTTDELVKTAYQVSSHPNRRELDMLLTAGERISMSLMSMALSDLGVPAISFTGSQAGVMTDESHSSARILDVRPVRVREELDRGRIVVLAGFQGVNPVTKEITTLGRGGSDTTAVAMAAVLKANCCEIIKEVDGVCSADPHIVANAKSIRQLDFASLSEMCFWGAKVLHFRSVELAQSQNVPLVLKKWGGGEEHSTQVMKGVAGMESGKVLAVNSMARVEHVEIDSSDLNQGFEKFARHLKENGLPWPQLLASAFTAGKTRIMMTCDAESLDTLLRTVERTKDLRKQRETLSSVSLTCFGGVSSDLPFKAIQILQHHGIIADKYVLSPHSVNLFVPVETREAAVKALHSLI, encoded by the coding sequence ATGCGCATCAATCCGATCATCGTGCAAAAGTACGGCGGCGCCTGTCTTGAAACGCCGACAAAAATTCGCGCGGTCGCAAGCAGTCTCGCCGATTTGCATAGCCGTGGCCATCGTGTTGTGGCGATCGTTTCAGCGATGGGTAAGACCACCGACGAACTTGTTAAGACCGCGTATCAAGTGAGCTCGCATCCAAATCGCCGTGAACTCGATATGTTACTAACCGCTGGTGAGCGCATCAGCATGTCGTTAATGAGCATGGCGCTGTCTGATCTAGGCGTGCCGGCGATTAGTTTTACCGGCAGCCAAGCCGGAGTGATGACCGACGAATCCCATTCCTCCGCGCGCATCTTAGATGTGCGGCCCGTTCGCGTGCGCGAAGAACTCGATCGCGGACGCATCGTGGTTTTAGCGGGCTTTCAGGGCGTGAATCCGGTGACCAAAGAAATCACCACACTGGGCCGGGGCGGCAGCGACACTACTGCGGTCGCCATGGCCGCGGTGTTAAAAGCTAACTGCTGTGAAATTATCAAAGAGGTCGACGGAGTTTGCTCGGCCGATCCGCACATCGTAGCGAATGCAAAGTCCATACGCCAATTGGATTTTGCATCGTTATCCGAAATGTGTTTTTGGGGTGCGAAGGTTTTGCATTTTCGCAGCGTGGAGCTGGCACAAAGCCAAAATGTGCCCTTGGTTCTAAAAAAATGGGGCGGCGGCGAAGAACACAGCACGCAAGTCATGAAAGGGGTTGCAGGAATGGAAAGCGGAAAGGTTTTGGCCGTCAACTCAATGGCTCGCGTTGAGCATGTTGAGATCGATTCGTCAGATCTCAATCAAGGTTTTGAGAAGTTCGCGCGGCATCTCAAAGAGAACGGCTTACCTTGGCCGCAACTTCTCGCTTCAGCTTTCACTGCCGGAAAAACGCGCATTATGATGACTTGCGACGCGGAGTCGCTCGACACTTTGCTGCGAACGGTGGAAAGGACCAAAGACTTACGCAAACAGCGCGAGACTTTAAGTTCTGTGAGCTTGACTTGCTTCGGCGGCGTTTCTTCAGACCTGCCCTTTAAGGCAATTCAGATTCTGCAACATCACGGAATTATCGCCGACAAATATGTTTTGTCACCGCATTCGGTAAACCTATTTGTTCCTGTCGAGACTCGCGAAGCCGCGGTCAAGGCTTTGCATTCCCTGATCTAG
- a CDS encoding SIS domain-containing protein translates to MIDDDRSQTAMAREIREIPTTAERLLAEQASIITVANRIRQADPRVVVISGRGSSGNAGTLLRYLFEARAGLLVSTSAPSVMTTYEQSIDMRNAVFIVISQSGRSPDLVMGAQSARKNGALTIAIVNDLTSPVALACELTLPIGAGLERSVAATKSVVLSMMIGAQLVASLTSNDDLMEKIRQLPQRFSDALTCDWSAWSSSLAAARAGFVIGRGFGLGSAREIGLKVAETMRLPTLSYSAAEVRHGPLSCATVETPFLVLRQNDGSSAMVDTLIADLRARNLNVFSVGDSGGTLPWIGNDDPICDAITMLLPAYAAVEQAARDRGFDPDNPPNLTKITETM, encoded by the coding sequence GTGATCGACGATGACCGCTCCCAAACGGCCATGGCTCGAGAGATCCGTGAGATCCCGACGACGGCTGAGCGACTTCTGGCAGAACAGGCCTCAATCATAACAGTCGCAAATCGCATCAGACAGGCCGATCCGCGCGTCGTTGTGATTTCAGGCCGCGGGAGCTCCGGGAATGCTGGAACACTCCTTCGCTACCTGTTTGAAGCGCGGGCAGGTTTACTCGTTTCCACCTCAGCTCCGTCGGTTATGACAACCTACGAACAATCGATTGACATGCGGAACGCCGTTTTCATCGTCATATCACAATCCGGTCGAAGCCCGGATCTCGTGATGGGGGCCCAATCGGCAAGAAAAAATGGAGCGCTGACAATTGCAATTGTGAACGATTTGACCTCCCCCGTTGCCTTGGCCTGCGAATTGACGCTGCCGATTGGCGCCGGCCTGGAGCGTTCAGTCGCAGCCACAAAATCGGTTGTCCTTTCAATGATGATAGGGGCGCAACTCGTTGCATCGCTTACCTCCAATGATGATTTGATGGAAAAGATCAGGCAGCTCCCACAAAGATTTAGTGACGCACTTACCTGCGATTGGTCGGCATGGAGCAGCAGCCTAGCGGCAGCACGTGCTGGGTTTGTAATTGGACGCGGGTTTGGATTAGGATCGGCGCGCGAGATCGGGCTTAAGGTCGCCGAAACCATGCGGCTACCAACGTTAAGCTATAGCGCAGCAGAGGTGAGGCATGGTCCCCTCTCCTGTGCTACCGTTGAGACGCCATTTCTCGTCCTAAGGCAGAACGACGGATCGTCTGCGATGGTGGATACCTTAATCGCCGATCTTCGCGCCAGGAACCTCAATGTCTTTTCCGTAGGGGATTCAGGCGGCACACTCCCTTGGATAGGAAACGACGATCCGATTTGCGATGCAATTACGATGTTGCTGCCAGCCTATGCCGCCGTAGAGCAGGCCGCACGAGATCGCGGTTTCGATCCAGACAATCCGCCAAATCTCACCAAAATTACAGAAACAATGTAA
- a CDS encoding N-acetylglucosamine-6-phosphate deacetylase: MGSEKAEPPPFAISADRIFDGYRWHNHALILIAGGIVQSITSRDESASRWSTEVMPPGTILAPGFIDLQVNGGGGILLNDQPTPDAMRAIAQAHRRYGTTSCLPTLISDTRAKAIVAIAAAKSVAGGDGILGLLLEGPFISPRRPGIHRGDYIATATMEDLDWLGELSAVGSSMVTLAPECVPARFVKTLATSGIRCSVGHSEATADTLTAAVDEGLSGVTHLFNAMPAMSAREPGIVGMALTDDRLTAGIIVDGIHVDPVVGIIVDGIHVDPVVVRAAFSAKNRNNIALVSDAMPTVGTEQDHFELMGRQIQLRDGRLVCENGTLAGAHLNLASAVKNAATFGGMFLDEALRAASLVPARFLGIERHRGTLVAGAQGDIVALTPNLEVLTTWVAGNRPQSVPNPERG; this comes from the coding sequence ATGGGTTCAGAGAAAGCCGAACCACCCCCGTTTGCAATTTCGGCGGACCGCATTTTCGATGGATACCGATGGCACAATCATGCGCTCATTTTGATCGCAGGTGGGATCGTTCAGTCTATCACGTCCCGTGATGAGAGTGCGAGTCGCTGGTCAACCGAAGTTATGCCGCCCGGAACGATACTCGCGCCTGGGTTCATCGACCTGCAAGTCAATGGCGGCGGTGGCATTCTCCTCAATGATCAGCCAACGCCGGACGCGATGCGTGCCATCGCCCAAGCGCATCGCCGGTACGGCACCACAAGCTGCTTGCCTACGTTGATAAGCGATACCCGCGCGAAGGCCATCGTTGCAATTGCTGCAGCAAAATCCGTCGCAGGTGGTGACGGAATCCTGGGTCTTCTTCTCGAAGGTCCTTTTATCAGTCCTCGACGTCCCGGGATTCATCGCGGCGATTACATCGCGACTGCGACAATGGAAGACCTTGATTGGCTAGGGGAGCTATCGGCAGTCGGCTCGTCCATGGTGACCCTGGCGCCAGAATGCGTACCTGCGAGATTTGTGAAGACCCTTGCTACAAGCGGGATTCGATGTTCAGTCGGTCATAGCGAGGCAACTGCCGACACCCTGACAGCTGCCGTTGACGAGGGGCTTAGTGGTGTTACACACCTCTTCAATGCAATGCCCGCCATGAGCGCCCGAGAACCCGGCATCGTTGGCATGGCCCTTACAGACGACCGTCTCACAGCGGGCATTATTGTCGACGGCATCCATGTCGATCCTGTTGTCGGCATTATTGTCGACGGCATCCATGTCGATCCTGTTGTCGTACGCGCCGCCTTCTCTGCAAAAAATCGCAATAATATTGCGCTTGTAAGTGACGCAATGCCCACTGTCGGCACTGAGCAAGATCATTTCGAACTCATGGGAAGGCAGATTCAACTGCGGGACGGCCGATTAGTCTGCGAAAACGGCACGCTCGCCGGCGCCCACCTAAACCTGGCATCGGCTGTCAAAAATGCCGCAACATTCGGGGGAATGTTCCTCGACGAGGCGCTTCGCGCTGCATCGCTTGTGCCGGCACGGTTTTTGGGAATCGAAAGACATCGCGGTACGCTAGTTGCTGGGGCTCAAGGAGACATCGTCGCATTAACACCAAACCTCGAGGTCCTTACGACTTGGGTGGCCGGCAATCGCCCACAATCCGTCCCTAACCCCGAACGGGGGTAA
- a CDS encoding transposase yields the protein MGIRDRPTSPHSPWQNGYAERLIGSIRRECLDHVVVFGERHLRHVLPSYMKYHNEIRTHLSLEKDAPVSRAVKLAGTILCRPVLGGLHHQYVRS from the coding sequence ATGGGCATTCGTGACCGGCCGACATCGCCGCACTCCCCATGGCAAAACGGATATGCCGAACGGCTGATCGGTTCGATCCGGCGGGAGTGCCTTGACCACGTTGTTGTGTTCGGCGAGCGACACCTCCGTCATGTACTGCCGTCGTACATGAAATATCACAACGAGATAAGGACGCATTTATCTTTGGAGAAGGATGCGCCGGTCTCGCGCGCCGTCAAACTGGCCGGGACCATTCTTTGCCGCCCGGTCCTGGGCGGGCTGCACCACCAATATGTTCGGAGTTGA
- a CDS encoding BadF/BadG/BcrA/BcrD ATPase family protein, whose amino-acid sequence MSTPVSPNSTQLYIGIDGGGTSCRARIEDAEGNVLGQGTAGPATTRIGVDSSMQAVRTASEAAVMDASLMPSALGHLIAGVGLAGIDRKGAREALMSVTHPFQDVVFASDANVACLGAHRGRDGGIVVLGTGSIGFASVKGRELRIGGYGFPISDEGSGADLGLQAVRLALRAHDGRISPSPFLLEVIEKLGSDPVALVAWAEQATAKDYASLAPVALTYAEARDPFAEEIVAEGARQAGVLIRSLVEFGAPHISLLGGLASRMVQWLSPEVAHFLSPPEADAVAGALLLARRKGSVPIDSSGQRKGAQIC is encoded by the coding sequence ATGAGCACCCCCGTTTCACCCAACTCTACTCAGCTCTATATCGGTATCGATGGAGGTGGAACCAGTTGCCGTGCCCGCATCGAAGACGCGGAGGGTAACGTATTAGGTCAAGGCACCGCTGGTCCCGCTACAACGCGGATTGGCGTCGATAGTTCTATGCAGGCGGTGCGCACGGCGAGTGAGGCGGCAGTAATGGATGCCAGTCTTATGCCGAGTGCCCTTGGTCATTTGATAGCAGGAGTGGGATTGGCCGGAATTGACCGTAAGGGAGCCCGTGAAGCGCTTATGAGCGTCACCCATCCGTTCCAAGACGTGGTCTTCGCAAGTGACGCGAACGTTGCTTGCTTAGGGGCACATCGTGGTCGCGATGGTGGTATTGTCGTTCTGGGTACCGGCAGTATTGGTTTCGCTAGCGTAAAAGGCCGCGAGCTCCGTATCGGAGGATACGGATTCCCAATCTCTGATGAGGGAAGTGGTGCCGATCTCGGACTTCAGGCCGTGCGGCTCGCGCTTCGCGCACATGACGGCAGGATAAGTCCGAGCCCCTTTTTGCTAGAAGTGATCGAAAAGCTTGGGTCTGATCCGGTTGCGTTGGTCGCATGGGCCGAACAGGCGACAGCCAAAGACTATGCGAGCTTGGCTCCGGTTGCGTTGACCTACGCAGAGGCACGTGACCCGTTTGCGGAGGAGATCGTAGCCGAAGGCGCCCGGCAGGCTGGCGTGCTCATTCGTTCCTTGGTGGAATTCGGTGCGCCCCACATCTCTCTGCTTGGGGGTCTGGCATCGCGCATGGTTCAGTGGCTTTCACCTGAGGTCGCGCACTTTCTGTCCCCGCCCGAGGCTGATGCAGTAGCTGGGGCCCTGCTTTTGGCCCGGCGCAAAGGATCCGTCCCAATCGATTCCAGCGGGCAGAGGAAAGGTGCGCAGATATGCTGA
- a CDS encoding AAA family ATPase, producing MSDALAIASRYKARGWNPVPIPYRKKKPVDDAWQTRDLTEATLPKYFNGALQNVGVQLGPRSNGLTDIDLDCHEAISLARYFLPKTDSIFGRAGKPRSHLLYYIDNAPEGASIKLTDVTPEGRRGDCIAELRMGGGTKGAQTVFPGSVHESGEAIEWAKDGEPAKSNFAELRTAVTKIAIATILIRRFPAKGSRHDAALALGGFLARAGWEINGIRYFVEIVARLGGSTDAPGRAKDAVDAAESHSRGEKVYGLPGLIEFFGDAPAKKVAKILGYTGDRPEDTAQWEYSDDHIKRSLGLDSSPPDESPPLQDPPPHQTSELPPRSSVKPLATFKHGEVRAEAMRWVVRNRLPETGAGLMIGQWGMYKTFLALDLSAHIMLGWSWTGERIYRQGGVLLLAPEGANSIALRLAALVENKIAKRRDEVTFDPERLPFEWTNSCPPLLGKNPLPTLVATAATAAARFRTEYDLPLSLIWIDTMATAAGWKDENDNAEASRAMAMLRDLSTATGAVVMGIDHLGKNAEAGARGASAKESNSDFVLTATGNKAQDGSVKDTELVLRKLRDGPQGLTIPFTADLVNMGQDEHGELVTSRIINWTVQPRSKYRSENETLLEKVLNEVLAAKGKVVGKIKMARREDVRNAFRDAYKSEKENVAKAAKDERFRKALKSHDKIKSTDIEGVEYLSWLEDEEPF from the coding sequence ATGAGTGACGCCCTCGCCATCGCTTCTAGGTACAAAGCCAGAGGTTGGAACCCTGTGCCGATACCATATCGCAAAAAGAAGCCGGTCGATGACGCATGGCAGACGCGCGATCTAACCGAAGCCACGCTGCCGAAATACTTCAACGGTGCTCTTCAGAACGTTGGTGTACAGCTTGGCCCTAGGTCCAATGGGCTCACCGACATTGATCTCGATTGTCACGAGGCCATCAGTTTGGCTCGTTATTTCCTGCCCAAGACTGATTCTATTTTTGGCAGAGCCGGCAAGCCGCGCTCGCATCTCCTTTATTACATCGACAACGCGCCGGAAGGTGCATCGATCAAACTGACCGATGTAACTCCCGAAGGCCGCCGAGGCGACTGCATTGCCGAACTGCGGATGGGCGGCGGGACCAAAGGCGCCCAGACTGTTTTTCCGGGTAGCGTGCATGAATCGGGCGAAGCCATCGAATGGGCGAAAGATGGTGAACCCGCTAAGTCCAACTTTGCCGAACTCAGGACAGCAGTAACGAAAATCGCCATCGCGACGATCCTGATCCGCAGGTTCCCGGCTAAGGGCAGTCGCCACGACGCAGCGCTGGCGCTCGGTGGTTTCCTCGCCCGCGCCGGGTGGGAAATTAACGGCATCCGGTATTTCGTGGAGATCGTCGCGCGGCTCGGAGGGTCCACCGATGCTCCTGGCCGGGCGAAGGATGCTGTTGACGCTGCTGAATCACACTCGCGCGGCGAAAAGGTCTATGGACTTCCGGGACTGATCGAGTTCTTTGGCGACGCGCCAGCCAAGAAGGTGGCCAAGATATTGGGCTACACCGGCGATAGGCCGGAAGATACAGCGCAATGGGAGTATAGCGACGACCACATCAAGCGCAGTCTTGGATTAGATTCATCGCCACCGGATGAAAGTCCACCGCTACAAGATCCACCACCACACCAAACGTCCGAACTGCCACCCCGCAGTAGCGTAAAACCCCTAGCAACGTTCAAGCACGGCGAAGTACGCGCGGAGGCAATGCGATGGGTGGTGCGCAACCGGCTGCCGGAAACCGGCGCAGGGCTAATGATCGGGCAGTGGGGAATGTATAAAACTTTCCTAGCACTCGATCTGTCAGCCCACATCATGCTCGGTTGGTCTTGGACCGGCGAACGTATCTATCGCCAAGGCGGTGTACTCCTATTAGCGCCAGAGGGCGCAAACAGCATCGCATTACGGCTGGCGGCGCTCGTGGAGAACAAGATCGCCAAGCGTAGGGATGAAGTGACCTTTGATCCAGAACGGTTGCCGTTCGAGTGGACGAATTCTTGTCCACCCCTGCTAGGCAAAAATCCATTGCCGACGCTGGTGGCGACCGCCGCGACTGCCGCCGCGCGCTTTAGGACGGAGTATGACTTGCCACTATCGCTGATCTGGATCGACACAATGGCGACCGCTGCCGGATGGAAAGATGAGAACGACAATGCAGAGGCTTCGCGTGCGATGGCCATGCTGCGCGACTTGAGTACGGCAACCGGCGCAGTGGTTATGGGTATCGATCATCTAGGCAAGAATGCCGAGGCAGGAGCCCGCGGCGCTTCGGCCAAGGAGTCCAATTCTGATTTTGTCCTAACCGCCACCGGCAATAAGGCGCAAGACGGCAGCGTCAAGGATACTGAGCTAGTCCTGCGCAAGCTAAGAGATGGCCCGCAAGGGCTCACCATCCCCTTCACAGCGGACCTAGTGAATATGGGGCAGGATGAGCACGGCGAGCTAGTTACCTCGCGCATCATCAATTGGACTGTGCAACCTAGATCGAAGTATCGTTCTGAAAATGAAACGCTGCTCGAAAAGGTTCTGAACGAAGTGCTCGCCGCGAAGGGGAAGGTGGTGGGCAAAATAAAAATGGCGCGGCGGGAAGATGTTCGCAACGCGTTTCGGGATGCCTACAAGTCAGAGAAAGAGAACGTGGCCAAAGCGGCTAAGGACGAACGCTTCCGAAAGGCACTCAAAAGTCATGACAAGATTAAGAGTACCGATATCGAGGGGGTCGAATATCTATCCTGGCTCGAAGATGAAGAGCCGTTCTAA
- a CDS encoding tyrosine-type recombinase/integrase, with protein MARTVKHAKLDSRTARLKLRKGRQPHWQELQPQNHLGYQRQKSSKDGRWVLRRYLGGGNKYRVIPLGLADDDADSDGTKILSFDQAKSKALAMMETPDGDKKIQRITVRQGMALYVAQKKRLGQSVADVSSRGTAHILPKLGDRIVSELTDEQLQQWLFDIAEAPAQNRPKKGVVQFRPAPVGEDAIRKRRATANRVLTMLKAILNYVYDKGHVSHRDAWGRKLKPFPQVDAPPVRYLSIVEVQRFYNRCESEFRPLVRGALETGARYAELARMLVADFNPDSGTVAVRKSKSGKARQIILTKEGAAFFKAHTAGRAGSELMFAHADGSPWNTSEQRRPILEANKNAQITPPITFHGTRHTWASHAVMNGTPLIVVAKNLGHRDTRQVERVYGHLAPGFVVDAIRKGAPKYGIKADKKVVPLR; from the coding sequence ATGGCCCGAACCGTTAAGCACGCGAAGCTCGATAGCCGCACCGCCCGGCTTAAACTTAGGAAGGGGCGTCAGCCGCATTGGCAGGAGCTACAGCCGCAAAACCATCTCGGATATCAGCGCCAGAAATCTTCCAAAGATGGAAGATGGGTTTTGAGACGCTACTTAGGCGGCGGAAACAAGTATCGCGTTATTCCGCTGGGCTTGGCCGACGATGACGCCGATTCCGATGGCACTAAAATCCTGAGCTTTGATCAGGCGAAATCCAAGGCGTTGGCGATGATGGAGACGCCGGACGGCGATAAGAAGATACAACGCATCACAGTCCGCCAAGGAATGGCGCTGTATGTCGCACAGAAGAAGCGGCTCGGCCAATCTGTGGCTGACGTATCATCAAGAGGTACCGCACACATCCTGCCCAAGCTGGGCGACCGGATAGTGAGCGAGTTAACCGATGAGCAGTTGCAGCAATGGCTGTTCGATATCGCGGAGGCCCCTGCTCAAAACCGTCCTAAGAAAGGTGTAGTGCAGTTCCGGCCAGCGCCAGTCGGTGAAGACGCTATCCGTAAGCGGCGCGCCACCGCCAACCGGGTACTAACGATGCTGAAGGCAATTTTGAATTACGTCTATGACAAGGGCCACGTCAGCCATCGTGACGCTTGGGGACGGAAGTTGAAACCTTTCCCGCAGGTGGATGCGCCACCCGTTCGATATCTGAGCATCGTCGAAGTTCAGCGGTTCTACAACAGATGTGAGTCCGAGTTTCGGCCATTGGTGCGCGGCGCGCTAGAGACTGGCGCACGCTATGCCGAACTAGCGCGAATGCTGGTGGCGGATTTTAATCCCGACAGCGGCACCGTTGCTGTCCGGAAAAGCAAGTCAGGAAAAGCGCGACAGATTATCCTGACGAAGGAAGGCGCGGCATTCTTCAAGGCGCATACCGCTGGACGTGCCGGATCGGAATTGATGTTCGCGCACGCGGATGGATCGCCTTGGAACACTTCTGAGCAGAGACGGCCAATACTGGAGGCTAACAAAAATGCACAGATAACCCCTCCGATAACATTTCACGGAACGCGACACACCTGGGCTTCGCATGCGGTTATGAATGGAACGCCGCTGATCGTGGTGGCGAAAAATCTGGGACATCGCGACACCCGACAAGTCGAGCGCGTCTATGGCCATCTCGCTCCGGGTTTCGTGGTGGATGCGATCCGCAAAGGCGCACCGAAGTATGGCATCAAGGCGGATAAGAAGGTGGTGCCGCTCCGATAG
- a CDS encoding helix-turn-helix domain-containing protein, giving the protein MPFAQRFTCTIDDACEVTGLGRTKLYELIGAGRIVTTTIGRRRLVVVRSLLALLDTNMSN; this is encoded by the coding sequence ATGCCATTCGCCCAGCGGTTCACCTGCACGATTGACGATGCATGCGAAGTGACCGGCTTGGGACGCACGAAGCTTTACGAATTGATAGGAGCTGGGCGTATCGTCACGACAACGATCGGACGTCGGCGACTAGTAGTGGTGCGTTCACTTCTGGCGCTCCTTGACACCAACATGTCGAACTAA
- a CDS encoding ImmA/IrrE family metallo-endopeptidase: MEAAKLTVVDDEILNASFLERFIKSAKASVATIKSALSKVLGLFEANDRLVIIDKDTPAPRIPFVKLHEAGHGTMPHQSKVYSLIHDCEKTLDPEIADLFEREANVFASEALFQGELWAQHANDHKFGIKTGMALAKQFGGSNYATFRRYVTSNASACCLVVLEPKLTYDHAGFRADIRRVVVSKTFHRMYDAAGFGTAIVSGHSLASLVPRGAKQRMVAPREFVLTDRNGDTRTCTGEAFKTPHQILVLVRDEHPKAKLVALPGETEFNTILSASTRKQIS, from the coding sequence ATGGAAGCTGCGAAGCTCACTGTCGTCGACGACGAAATTCTGAACGCCAGCTTTCTCGAGCGCTTTATCAAATCGGCCAAGGCGAGCGTTGCAACGATCAAGTCCGCGCTGAGCAAGGTTTTGGGCCTGTTCGAGGCCAACGACCGGCTGGTGATCATCGACAAGGACACCCCTGCGCCGCGCATTCCGTTTGTAAAACTGCATGAGGCCGGTCACGGGACAATGCCGCATCAGAGCAAGGTGTATTCGCTGATACACGATTGCGAAAAGACCCTCGATCCCGAAATAGCCGATTTGTTCGAACGCGAAGCTAACGTGTTCGCCTCGGAAGCGCTGTTTCAGGGCGAGCTATGGGCCCAGCACGCGAACGATCATAAATTTGGAATCAAGACTGGAATGGCACTCGCCAAACAGTTCGGTGGCTCCAATTATGCGACGTTTCGCCGGTACGTCACCAGCAATGCCAGCGCCTGCTGCCTCGTGGTGCTGGAACCAAAGCTCACATACGATCATGCCGGCTTTCGAGCCGATATCCGGCGGGTCGTGGTGTCAAAGACGTTTCATCGCATGTACGACGCTGCGGGCTTTGGCACCGCCATTGTTTCCGGACATTCGCTCGCGTCGCTGGTGCCGAGAGGTGCCAAGCAGCGGATGGTTGCACCACGTGAGTTCGTTTTGACCGATAGGAACGGTGATACGCGAACCTGCACGGGCGAAGCCTTCAAGACTCCTCATCAAATCCTGGTGCTCGTGCGCGACGAACACCCGAAAGCAAAGCTGGTGGCTCTGCCCGGAGAAACCGAGTTCAATACGATCCTCAGCGCATCTACGCGAAAGCAGATCAGTTAG